In Candidatus Neomarinimicrobiota bacterium, the genomic window GGCGTTAGCAGGAGTTGACAAGGATTTCGCACTTCGATAAAAGTTGCTGAAACATGGCCGTAACATGGCTATATTCTCTCGAAAATAAATGAGAGGTGAAATATGAGTAAATCAACAACGGTTAGAGCAATGATGGATCCCAAGAAAAAGGAGAAGGTAAATCATATCCTTGGACGACTAGGATTGAATCATTCTGAAGCCATTAACATCTACTATAGCTTGATAGAAGAATACAAGGGATTGCCTTTTCCACTTTCGTTACCAGATTCTGGAACAGATTCTGAGATCACAAGTGAGCTTCGACCGGAGGTCTTGAAGCATTTGAAGATGAGCGTTAGGAAAAATCACCGCTTAGGACAGTTGCTCGCGCAGTGAGAAATATTCCAACAACCGCTGAAGTTTTGACAATTCACAAATATCTGATCCAGGAGTTCGGAGGCAAGGCTGGTTTGAGAGATTTAGCTTCATTAGAGTCTGCACTCGGTCGACTCACATCAGGCTACTACTCAAGCATTGAAGAAGAGGCTGCTGCGTTGATGGAAAGTCTTTCACAAAATCATCCTTTCATTGACGGCAACAAGCGTGTCTCCTTTTTTACAACGGATACTTTTTTGAGAATGAATGGATATTTTATCAATTGTGACGATGAGGAAGCCTTCTCTTTTTTTCAATCTTTGTTTGATAATCAGGCATTTAATTTCGAACATTTAATTGTGTGGCTACGTGATCATCTTGAGAAATTGCCATAAGAATACCCTGCTAACAAAGGCTTAGAGCGGACTCACACTTATTTCGGGGGAAACTAAAATTGATATCACGTACACAAGGTAACCGAACTGTTTTGACTGTTTCTTATGAAGCAGCTCAAGCCTAAAGCGTTA contains:
- a CDS encoding type II toxin-antitoxin system RelB/DinJ family antitoxin, yielding MSKSTTVRAMMDPKKKEKVNHILGRLGLNHSEAINIYYSLIEEYKGLPFPLSLPDSGTDSEITSELRPEVLKHLKMSVRKNHRLGQLLAQ
- a CDS encoding type II toxin-antitoxin system death-on-curing family toxin codes for the protein MRNIPTTAEVLTIHKYLIQEFGGKAGLRDLASLESALGRLTSGYYSSIEEEAAALMESLSQNHPFIDGNKRVSFFTTDTFLRMNGYFINCDDEEAFSFFQSLFDNQAFNFEHLIVWLRDHLEKLP